In Nicotiana tabacum cultivar K326 chromosome 17, ASM71507v2, whole genome shotgun sequence, one DNA window encodes the following:
- the LOC142171928 gene encoding uncharacterized protein LOC142171928 translates to MANGQVESTNKTIVNNLKKRLEKSKGNWPEELPGVLWAYRTTAKTATGETPFLFVYGSEALIPVEIGEPSTRFTLATEESNDEELRTNLDLLKQRREATLIRMAAQKQIIERYYNIKAHLKYFKMGTSFLKRFFNQRKQPEQES, encoded by the coding sequence ATGGCAAATGGACAAGTTGAGTCAACAAATAAGACTATCGtcaataatttgaagaagagaCTAGAAAAATCAAAAGGGAATTGGCCTGAAGAATTACcaggagtattatgggcttatagAACCACAGCAAAAACAGCTACGGGAGAAACTCCATTTTTGTTTGTGTACGGTTCAGAAGCTTTAATCCCAGTTGAAATAGGAGAACCAAGCACGAGATTCACATTGGCAACGGAAGAATCGAACGATGAGGAATTAAGGACAAACTTGGACTTACTCAAACAAAGAAGAGAAGCAACTCTAATacgaatggcagcacaaaagcaaattatagaacgatactacaacaTAAAGGctcacctcaagtacttcaaaatGGGGACTTCGTTCTTAAAAAGGTTTTTTAATCAACGAAAACAACCGGAGCAGGAAAGTTAA